Proteins co-encoded in one Aspergillus fumigatus Af293 chromosome 6, whole genome shotgun sequence genomic window:
- the rai1 gene encoding DXO/RAI1 family decapping nuclease, translating into MDGGTFDIQPIGRFYGSNTTIRRPREITCFSYDAEHKFHLGDSSLRYYYTPRLPADLNRGFDTFQKLDDTADEHLDALLETIMALEKETGKRCEADIITWRGMMTKILTAPFDNLNGFEMNATCFQVGGENNLYKIQQKQIQENQRMPPGMASQDLMAYWGYKFETLCLLQQPWDPTPRAEIESREDLVVNNNAQYCSVVRTGIGSTRLIIGGEVDAVWDCKPDRKEDPINWVELKTSAEIRNDRDMIKYERKLLKFWAQSFLLGVPKIIVGFRDNHGIVHRLEELETASIPNKVKKLGRGTWDGNICINFAAAFLEWLKSTIKEGGTWRIRKLEKSSLIQVFKIEETGTGDIISRSFLDWRSRS; encoded by the exons ATGGATGGAGGTACATTTGACATCCAGCCAATTGGCCGCTTCTATGGCTCAAATACCACAATCCGACGTCCAAGG GAGATCACTTGCTTCTCATATGATGCTGAGCATAAGTTTCACCTCGGGGATTCGTCCCTGCGGTACTATTATACGCCGCGCCTCCCCGCGGATTTGAATCGAGGCTTCGACACTTTCCAGAAGCTAGATGATACCGCCGACGAGCATCTAGACGCTTTGCTAGAGACCATTATGGCTCTGGAAAAAGAGACAGGAAAGCGATGCGAGGCCGATATCATCACATGGAGAGGCATGATGACGAAA ATTTTGACTGCTCCTTTTGACAATCTCAACGG TTTCGAAATGAATGCGACTTGTTTCCAGGTAGGCGGT GAGAACAACCTCTATAAAATTCAGCAAAAACAAATCCAGGAGAATCAAAGAATGCCCCCGGGAATGGCCTCCCAGGATCTGATGGCATACTGGG GCTACAAATTTGAAACCTTGTGTTTGCTACAACAGCCATGGGATCCGACCCCTCGGGCCGAGATCGAAAGTCGCGAAGATCTCGTGGTCAACAACAATGCACAATACTGCTCTGTTGTTCGAACAGGCATAGGGAGTACTCGTTTGATTATTGGTGGTGAAGTTGATGCTG TGTGGGACTGCAAACCCGACCGCAAGGAAGACCCCATCAATTGGGTAGAGCTGAAGACTTCGGCAGAGATCAGGAACGACCGGGACATGATCAAGTATGAACGAAAGCTCCTAAAGTTCTGGGCGCAGTCGTTCCTCCTTGGCGTTCCCAAGATTATTGTTGGTTTTCGCGACAATCATGGGATAGTCCATCGTTTGGAAGAGCTTGAAACGGCCAGTATACCCAATAAGGTAAAGAAGCTTGGACGGGGTACGTGGGATGGCAACATTTGCATCAACTTCGCGGCTGCATTCCTCGAAT GGCTCAAATCAACAATCAAGGAGGGAGGAACGTGGCGAATCCGTAAGCTGGAGAAGTCGTCGCTTATTCAGGTGTTCAAGATTGAGGAGACTGGAACAGGCGATATTATCTCCAGGTCGTTTCTGGATTGGCGATCACGCTCATGA
- a CDS encoding tRNA dimethylallyltransferase translates to MLNFLRSFWRIKRPSTMEPLIAVVGATGTGKSKLAVDLATRFNGEIINGDAMQMYRGLPIITNQIPFEERNGIPHHLISCVDFEEEPWRIGHFKRECLRLIKDIHSRGKLPILVGGTHYYTQTVLFKDQLVEESLFSGDDDDAHFHKETKPTSAKWPILDAPPDVVFQKLKEVDPVIASRWHPNDVRKIRRSLEIYFQTGKPASEIYAEQKRQKYATGTNGESSPGIGQLRYPTLIFWVHSEKETLNCRLAKRVDSMVEQGLMAEAQRMWAYIREKKGQGITVDQTRGVWVSIGFKELAPYFDALENGELSEGELEALKQSSIELVKIATRQYATSQIKWIRNKLWKALADAGATKNLYLLDSTNVEDWQRWVTEPSEHLTQALLNDEPRPDPKSLSDMARETLCAREVQAQTQRSDVLQTFTCEICSRTMATQDQWNIHLNGRAHKRAIKNAAKRAEREKYLRNQQTLGVGQNCDNPTPTEQPSTPQ, encoded by the exons ATGCTCAACTTTCTCCGCTCTTTCTGGCGCATCAAACGCCCATCAACCATGGAGCCCCTCATTGCCGTCGTCGGTGCCACGGGCACCGGCAAATCCAAG CTTGCAGTGGATTTAGCCACCCGATTCAACGGCGAAATCATAAATGGCGACGCTATGCAAATGTATCGTGGCCTACCCATCATCACGAATCAAATACCATTCGAGGAACGGAATGGCATCCCGCATCACCTGATCAGTTGTGTcgattttgaagaagagccGTGGCGCATAGGGCATTTCAAAAGGGAATGCCTGCGACTTATAAAGGACATACACTCCCGAGGGAAGCTTCCCATTCTAGTCGGAGGAACGCACTACTACACACAGACGGTACTCTTCAAGGATCAGCTGGTTGAGGAGAGCCTCTTCTCGggtgacgacgacgatgcaCATTTTCATAAGGAGACTAAGCCTACGTCCGCAAAGTGGCCTATCCTTGACGCGCCGCCAGACGTGGTCTTTCAAAAATTAAAGGAAGTCGATCCCGTTATCGCCAGTCGGTGGCATCCAAACGACGTGCGCAAAATCCGACGATCCTTGGAGATTTACTTTCAGACCGGCAAGCCGGCCTCCGAGATTTATGCGGAGCAGAAGCGTCAGAAATATGCGACAGGGACAAATGGAGAGTCTTCCCCGGGTATAGGACAGCTCCGTTACCCGACACTGATATTCTGGGTGCATTCAGAGAAGGAGACTTTGAACTGCCGGCTTGCCAAACGCGTAGATTCTATGGTGGAACAAGGCTTGATGGCAGAGGCCCAAAGAATGTGGGCTTATATTCGGGAGAAAAAAGGGCAAGGCATTACTGTCGATCAAACAAGAGGAGTCTGGGTCTCCATCGGGTTCAAGGAGTTAGCACCCTACTTTGACGCCCTGGAAAACGGTGAATTGAGTGAAGGGGAGCTCGAAGCACTCAAACAGTCGTCGATCGAGCTGGTGAAAATTGCAACGCGTCAATATGCGACATCCCAGATCAAATGGATACGGAATAAGCTTTGGAAGGCGCTCGCTGACGCAGGTGCGACAAAAAATTTGTATCTTCTGGACAGTACGAACGTTGAGGACTGGCAGAGGTGGGTTACGGAGCCGTCTGAGCACCTGACTCAGGCGCTGCTCAACGACGAACCCAGACCGGACCCTAAATCTCTCTCGGACATGGCAAGAGAGACACTATGCGCACGGGAGGTTCAGGCGCAGACACAGCGCAGCGACGTGCTTCAGACTTTTACATGTGAGATCTGTAGTAGAACGATGGCGACCCAAGATCAGTGGAATATTCACCTGAACGGGCGTGCCCACAAGAGGGCAATCAAGAATGCAGCAAAACGAGCAGAGCGTGAAAAGTATCTGCGCAACCAGCAGACCTTAGGTGTTGGTCAAAATTGTGACAATCCAACTCCTACTGAGCAGCCTTCAACGCCGCAGTAG
- a CDS encoding protein GET4, translating to MTSRIDKTIARQREKIASGAYYEAHQQLRVIAARYIKQSNYEAAAEILAGGATALLRAGSQQGASASGGDLAIMLVDEVYTKAGWGITGGDDDAEGRARKKRLIELLREFPSEEPTRKRFIQEMIGWSGRFGPVERGDAELHHAAGSVYAEDNEPYDAEKHLVLGTSESAETLAKLEYEWYTNDEPHTAAIYASRAVFPYLLVGNLRNANKAFLVFTSRLSSSNTSLGVQEVSSASSDVRVFPSLPLLNFISMLLLTIQRGSADLFKQLTAHYASQIREVGIWDDALSQIGEQYFAIKVPRQGNPLLDMMGSMLFGGQNQGGSRRTPQGRSQSKTVEAPPASMELD from the exons ATGACCTCACGCATCGACAAGACGATTGCTCGGCAGCGCGAGAA AATCGCCTCCGGTGCTTACTACGAAGCTCACCAACAACTCCGTGTCATCGCTGCGCGATACATCAAACAATCCAATTATGAGGCCGCTGCTGAAATATTGGCTGGCGGTGCGACCGCTCTTCTGAGAGCTGGATCTCAACAGGGCGCTTCCGCAAGTGGAGGTGACTTGGCTATTATGTTGGTAGATGAGGTGTACACTAAGGCGGGGTGGGGGATTACTGGAGGAGACGATGATGCGGAGGGTCGAGCCCGAAAGA AGCGCTTAATCGAGCTTCTTCGTGAATTCCCTTCGGAAGAGCCCACGAGGAAGAGATTCATTCAGGAGATGATCGGCTGGAGCGGACGGTTCGGTCCTGTGGAGAGAGGAGATGCGGAGCTGCACCATGCGGCTGGTTCGGTATATGCTGAAG ACAATGAGCCATATGACGCCGAGAAGCATCTCGTCCTTGGAACCTCCGAATCTGCTGAAACACTCGCGAAGCTCGAGTACGAGTGGTACACGAACGACGAACCCCATACGGCAGCTATATACGCCTCTCGTGCAGTCTTTCCTTACTTGTTAGTTGGTAACCTCCGGAACGCTAATAAAGCCTTCCTTGTCTTCACCTCAcggctctcttcctcaaatACATCCCTCGGCGTACAAGAAGTCAGCAGCGCCAGCTCCGACGTTCGAGTTTTCCCGTCTCTGCCTTTGCTGAACTTCATAAGCATGCTGCTTCTCACTATTCAGCGAGGCAGCGCAGACCTTTTCAAGCAGTTGACTGCCCATTATGCATCGCAGATCCGAGAAGTAGGGATCTGGGATGATGCTTTGTCACAGATAGGCGAGCAATACTTCGCGATCAAGGTTCCGAGACAAGGTAACCCACTTCTGGACATGATGGGCAGTATGCTGTTCGGAGGTCAGAACCAGGGCGGAAGTAGGAGAACACCCCAGGGACGGAGTCAGTCGAAGACCGTGGAGGCGCCGCCGGCCAGCATGGAGCTCGATTAG